ACGCATGCGCGCGGTGCGTGCCGATTCCGTGCCCGCGCGAATCCGCCGCCAGGGGGAGATTTCCGCCGCGATCCAATCGCAGTTTCGTAAGGCCAGCCGCGATTTCGTGATCAGCGAACGGGGGGCCTGGCGCTGCGCGATCGCCGCTCGAAGCGGCCGGGGCGGGACTCAGCCGCCGGCGAGCCGGGCGAACACCGGTCTGAGACGCGCCCCGGTGACCGGCAGATCCTCCGCCAGCACGCGCGTCTGTCCGACCACGCTCATGAAGTTGGTGTCGCCGTTCCAGCGCGGGACGACGTGCATGTGCACGTGGTCGAGAACGCCGGCCCCTGCCGGCTTGCCGAGATTGATCCCCATGTTGATGCCGTGCGGCGCGTAGGCTTCGGTCAGCGCGAGCTCCGCCGTCCGCGTCAGGTCGATCAGCTCACGCAGCTCCTCCGGCGTCGCCGCCGCGAGAGACGGGATATGGCGGTTGGGGATCACCATCAGGTGCCCGTTGTTGTACGGGAAGAGATTCAGGATGACGTAGCACGCGGTGCCGCGGAACACGATGAGCGGCTCCGCGTCCGGACTCGTGAGGGCGGCGCAAAAAACACAGCCCGTGGCCTGGCTCGCCCCGGTGATATAGGCGAGCCGCCACGGGCTCCAAAGGTGGTCCATTTCAGATGGCCGAGCGCCGATTGCCGATCGACAAGTGTCGATTGACGGATTGCTGATCGACGGATTGTTGATTGGTGATTGAGCGCATTCCCCAATCTTCAATCCGTCGATCGCCAATCGCCAATCGCCAAACGTCGATCGCCAATCCGCAATCGCCAATCTGCAATGTCAAACTCCGGCGAGGTCCGAGCCTGACACC
The genomic region above belongs to Vicinamibacterales bacterium and contains:
- a CDS encoding HIT domain-containing protein — its product is MDHLWSPWRLAYITGASQATGCVFCAALTSPDAEPLIVFRGTACYVILNLFPYNNGHLMVIPNRHIPSLAAATPEELRELIDLTRTAELALTEAYAPHGINMGINLGKPAGAGVLDHVHMHVVPRWNGDTNFMSVVGQTRVLAEDLPVTGARLRPVFARLAGG